One Ornithodoros turicata isolate Travis unplaced genomic scaffold, ASM3712646v1 Chromosome16, whole genome shotgun sequence genomic window, GATCCGCACGAAATCCTCCGTGCAGTGCGACAACGACATGTACAAAGCCAAACATACCTGCGCGGTGCTGTCTCGCAACCAAGCCCTGTACGGACCACGTCTTCATCGGTTCATATTCGCCGCGGAAGGAGATGATAACGGATCATGGAGATATGCGAATCTAGCAGCACAACAGCAACCACGCTATGACTAAGCAGCTGCCATAGCAACGGCGTAGCTACCAACGCCATGGCAACCCTTGTTGAAGGAAAACGTGACGCGACTGCAAGCAAACCAAACGAAATTTCGCAAACAAATTTAGTGGAAGAAGAACAGAAATGAAAATATAGTTCACATGTGATAAATATTAAATGCACAATACTAAATAGCAAGCAATAAGCTGTGGTTCCAGCTGGCGTGGTGCCTTGTGCCCCACATGGTCATGCACATGATACGTGCCGCCATTTCCGAGTTTTGGTGTGCTGTTCCATGTGGATTGTAAAAGGTATAAAACTGGTAAAACGTGGCCAGTTTGGTTTAACGTCCCGCGTACGGTCGACAACGAAATGTATTACGTACTCGTGCACTTCGTAGAGGAAAACAGCTTTGATGTGAAAAGTGCGAAGTTAGTCAAAGAAGTCAAAGAAGATTCAAGCTGCGTCCTAACAGAAGGCGACACCGTGCATGTTGAATACAGTGGGAAATATTATCCAGGAACTTTGGTCTCCATATCAGGTACGTGTGCAACTACAATAGTTGATATCTAATGTTACGATAATTACGAGCGTGCTCTCTATTCTATTCAAGATAACTGCATTGCGTAAGTAAACATCAAACGTGTCTGTCGTTCACATGTGACTAATTGCGACGCTTTCCAATACACTGGCGTGAAAACAGTCTAGTTTGTCACAGATAATGAGGGTAGTAACCACTGATTCTTAAACCGTTGTTTACAGCAAATAAAGATTTCCTCCTGGACGAGTTAGAAGAAAAAATTCGCGGCAGCAATGGGAAAGCTGGAAGGGAAAAGGTGAGTCCGCtgtaaaatgccatgaaggtgGGCATGGCCGCCGTCTTCCTTTGGTGCGCTTTCGAGCACTCGAAACCTGAGTTGGGTAGAATTTGGTAAAATAAATACACCAGTTTACGATATATATATCTTTTGTACGCAGTAGCTAGCGTTACAACGACTTGAAAATTGTCGTAGCTTTAACTGTCACTTAAAGCTACAACTACTGTACAGGGACAATTCATTTTGGCCATGTTGCTTGGCGTGCTGTCCTGTGTTTCCACGCAGCTCTTTTTCACCCTTtgccatgattttttttttcatttttccaCATTTGTCTTTGCATCTTTTCACGTGAGGTGTGTCATATCACACCGGGGCTAGGTTGGCCATAAGATCAGCGCACGATAGGTTATGAACAACAATTTAGTTCAGATTTTTATCACTGTAGGATTTTTGTAATTGCAAGTCATGTGATTCTCTCAAATTTCGCTTTTTACTCCACATGTGCAAATGTGCTACATAAACTATAAGGGAAACAGTTGAGAAGGCAACAAGAGTTGAACCCAGGAACTTGCAGCATAAAACAAGTACACTAACTGCACTATGTGAACCACTCTTTGGAAGCTGTGAATCTATGTTGTCCTAAGCATGTGCTTGTTCATCTCGTCATTGCTCAATTGTAGAGGTTCTTGGCCAAATTATTGCAGCCCAATatttcagtgctttcacacagaATCAGCGTACAGAGCAACGCAGCCAAAATGGATTGTCGCCCCTCTACAGTTGTTCGAAATTTAACTGGCAGCTGGGGTTATGGTTGTTGTAACCTTAGCCACTCCAATCTTTTATTTCGTCATTTGCTTGTCTGGGGTCTTGTTGTCTTGGGTCGTCAGTAAATATAAATTTTGTCTCTTGGCTTTCTCACTTTTACTGGTTATGTTCATTGTATGTCCAGACGAAAGGAAAGAAGCAGGCCAGTGCCAGCCAAGCCAGACAGCTGTTGCAAGACATTGGGAATGCGAATCCCAGCCAGTCCAGTCCACTGGAAGAGAGGAATGCACAGCTCAAGAAGGAAGTGTCCAAACTGAAGCGGAGGGTAGAAGCCCTACAAGACGAGCTAGAAAAGCATAGAGGTAATGCCTTCATTTTGTCACATTGATTAGTGAACATCAGATGTCTGGCCACAAAGGCTGTCCTTTGTACATTCCAGAAGCCTCTGAAAAGTTgagttccccccttttttttttaattaccgGGAATTCATGAcagaccacgtgggtgcatcgGCAGCATTTTCGTATCTGGATATGCTGCGGGGTAAAAAAATGAAACAAACTAACTTGCATAAATCAATTAATTAGATGTCAAATGCAGTGTGCCTTGTGTTGAAATTTTGGAGCACGTTAATGCACCCTCTGCTGGGCAAATATAATCAACATACTCGCTCAgttgtcgctcatgatcatggCGACTTAAAACCACGACCGGCGGGGGGGGGAGGGATGGATGGCGCTTATTCTTACTGTATGGGCCAACTGCACACCGTGACCACCTTCTGCCATGACAGGCAGTGCGTTTGAACCATTTGCTCTAATTTAATTCGTGCCGACAAAACAGGGCAATAGTGATGCATGGGTAAACATGCACGAAGACGACATTCCAATAAGGAGCTATTCTGTGATGTAGTTGCAGGCAGTGACAGTTGCCAGGCAAGTAGGTTTCATTACAGGATGCTGCTTCCTTGCTGCTGTTCGCACGACCAGCGGAGTAGTACAAACGACCTGACTGAGCTCATTCTTGTTGTTTCTTGAGGTGAACACTACTATGGGCATGTTCTCATAATTTGTGGCTTCACATCAGGAGAAAATATGATGTGCTATGCCGCAATGGTTGGTCTGTGAATCATTTCTGTGCGCGTGGATAATTTTTTTAAAGGAGCAGCCTGGACCACCAATTCCAAACTCAGGTGCCGTCATATGTATGTATGCCCTCAAGTCTTTaggttttattttttcaaatttGGGGGCTCAAAATTGGGTCAATAAATTTGTGTCAAAAGTTCATGCAAATTCATGCAGAAAAATTGCCATCAGACTGAATTCGGGCTTTATTGTAGAATAAATGTTTGTTCTATCGTTTATCCAGAGTGTCAGAAGTATCAGAAGTAGAGGTCAGACCCGTGGGCGTCGGCATCTTTTATTTTAATGCCTTGGTGTTCATTGCTGTGCATGAGGCTAATGGGAAACTTTTTTACTGTTCCTGTTTAATTTTCTATTAGAACTAGACAATCACCTAAGGAAAGCGAGAAAGCTCATCAACACCTTGGTGAGCTCCGAACGACAAACTGGGAGTGCGAACAGTGCGAACGTCAACACAAGTGAAGGCCTGGGAGAGCCTCGGCCGTGGAACacagcagcaagcagcctgGCAGACATTTCCCGGTCTCAGGGGCTGCACTGTGACACTGAGAACATTCCTCCTCCCAGTACGTGCAGAAGTGGACCGCCTGCTGTAGAGAGTGGATCTGGGAGCAACAAGGGTCTCTTGTACAACAGGGACAGTGAGGGGGTCTGTATACAATTCTCTAATGCAGTAGTGCTTATAGAGCTGAATGTTAAACTTCTGTAGTCGGTTGTTGAATCAAGGGTTTATGTTCATGCGTACTTGTTTTCATCTTGTGTTCTAGGTTGAAGAACTTCTCAAAGGGAGTGGTGTTTACGTCCCCATTGGTACAGTGCACGGTGCATCACTGGCGCGCACTTCAACATCACTAGCGCGAAGCCTGCTTCGTCAGGTATATGAGGAACAGTACATGTTGGCGTGTTCTGTAAAAGGACTGCCAGCAAAAGGAGTGGGGAAAAGGGACGAGACTCGGCCAGGACTCAACCCCAAGGGCCTCTCGGCCATTCTTGGTAAGTGTTTTACGTGACTTTGTTTGGCTTACCTAAGAAACGTGTCTCTACAAATACTTGGCATATGAACAACAGGTCATGtgcttttcgtttattttttcataattcAAACAAATTTGCTTGATATTAGTGTTACCTACCTCATGGCCAACCAGATAATACATTTACAAACTTTACTGTAATAACTGGACACAGGAGTATGCACAAATAATATGTGCTTATATTATCTTATAATTGTGATGGGTGCTCGACGTGTAAAAATAATCCTGAGTAATGGGTAAAAGTATCATGAACATCGGAAAAAGATGACCTGACAGCGTTCTGATGTTGCAGCTTTTAGCCATTGTGTACCAGCTATTTGATTTCACTTAAATTGAATATTTTCACCAGTTCGAAATAGCTGAGTGAACTGACATAACTTTGCCGAATTGAAAGCCGCGTGGTTTGCTTGACAAATTTTTCCGTTTGATGTAGGAGATTGAATTTAGTTCCAATAAAGGTGAAATGAAACTGCTAGCACAGAGTGGGGGAAAAGGCCTTTAGAACAAAATAGCACACACAGGTCGAGGAGAAATCCAGCGATCCGATAGCACACAGGAGAGAAAGCCCCAGTGGAGAGcggccgatatttcgaacagaaactgTTCTTCTGGGTACCGTCCTCTCCACTGAGGCTTTCTGTCATTTTGTTTAGCACATAGTTTTCTAATGCGTGATACATATCGAATGCAAAATTTGACCCACACTGGGACGCCTGTATGTTGCAGTATATGTTTGGCAACAGTCAGTGGCTAATTAACTCTGCAAACCTGTTGTTGCTGTTATTGGAATTGTATCAATAGTCCCTGTGTTCcacatttctttattttccaGAATTTACAAAGCAGACTGCACAAGCCAGGGGCCTGGAATATTGTGAGCAAAAACTCATAAAATCCCTTGGAACACTCATTTCTGAAATGCGCAATAAATAGATGGCATCCCCATTTCACATGACTCTGTTTCTGCATTGCTGTCCTAGCGTTATTTATAGCCTGATCAAGTGACATGCAACAGTATCTGGGCAGATCAGGCCAGATCCAGTTGAGTGTCAGATCAGGCCAGTTCCACCATGATGTCAGATCTTCCCAGATCTGGCCTGAACACAGATCTGGCCAGATATGCCCAATTTCAGATCTGACCTGAACACCACTTTCCAGATCTGGCCAGATCTGGCATTTTCGTAAGGGAGTGATCAGCGGAAAAGCCTTCCTGTCGGTTTTTTTATGGTCTTCAGCGACTTGAGTGCTGCGGGGTCTGTCACTACACGGAAACGGTGTCCGTGAAGGTAGTAATGCCATTTGTCAATAGCGTCGACTATAGCCAGGCACTCCAGTTCCGTGATGGCAAAGCTCTTTTCATGGTCATGAAGCTTGCGGGAGTGAAAGGCCACAGGATGTTCAAGGTTGTCGTCGCCTATCTGTTTTAGTACTGCTGCAATGCCTTCGTTGCAGGCGTCATAATAGATTGTACAGGGCTCGGGCGGGTCGTGAATTACCAATATCGGTCGTATCACCAAAGCACCTTTGAAGCGCTCGAATGAAGCAGCACAGTCTGACGTCCAATTCGATTTAGCACCTTTCTTCAAAAGCTTCGTTAGAGGTAAGGCTGTTTGTGTAAATTTATCGATGTACCTCCGATAGACGTTTCCAGCGCGAAGGAATCGTTGAACGTCTGTGACGTTCCTCGGTGTTGGGTACCGTGTGATTGCGGTAACGTTCTCAGTTCGTGGTTGCAGCTTATCCGCGCAAATGGTATACCCAAGGAAGTCGATACTTGTAGTGGCAAATTTGCATTTATTCCTTTTGACCCAGGTAACACATGGTGAGACAGTAGACGTCTAAACACTGTCTAAAGTTAGGGATAGGTGCAAATTTATACGACTACTAGACCTCTATAATGGTAGGCATTATATAGACATCTACATAAAGTGGTCTTTAAGATATCTAGGAGATGTTCCACAATAGACGTCTACTTTTTGATATCTAATAGCATGCCATTTGTAGACCACTGCATCCTGCAGATGTTCGTTGCACTGTGCGGTTTTGTCATTCACATTTCACTAGAAGAATGAATCAGCAAAGTAAAAAGGTCAATTGCAGATAATTTTGTAATGTACTATAAGTCACCACTTTTACACATTAGGTTGGCTGGAGGCATGAACAGAAATATCACAACTTTATGGTCTGGTTTTAATTCCGCTTTTCTCATATTCTCAAATCTTCCATTCAAGTAAAGTTTTCAAGAAGGTATGAAAAGTCACAAAAGCAGACAACTTCTCGTAAAAGACGCAAAGATACAATGAAGCAGCTTATGGCTCTGACACAGAACATGCTATGAAAAACAGGGAAAGAACCGTGCATGCATATCAAGGGGTGGTCGATACTTGTAGCTGGGCCATTCCACACAAAGTGATCGACAGGTGCCGTTCGACCCTCCCCCTTTtatgggattttttttttttgtggttccttatgactccgaaagcaacagaacatttgtcttttctaacgaaattgACATTTATGGGGTACAGAGCCTCCCAAAGATGCAGTGCTTTGCGAAAACCTGTGTCGGCTTAAGCAGGTATTGCGGCTCACGTAAAGCACGGAGCAGGTTAAAAACCGTCTTATTTGATAGTGCATGGAGAGTTCATTTTATGGTATGTAAGCAATTCTGACCATCGCACTCGACGGGCTCGACGCTTGTAGCGGTACGAAGTTTGCAAAGTTTGTGTTTAccaatttttttgca contains:
- the LOC135372624 gene encoding uncharacterized protein LOC135372624 — encoded protein: MYYVLVHFVEENSFDVKSAKLVKEVKEDSSCVLTEGDTVHVEYSGKYYPGTLVSISANKDFLLDELEEKIRGSNGKAGREKTKGKKQASASQARQLLQDIGNANPSQSSPLEERNAQLKKEVSKLKRRVEALQDELEKHRELDNHLRKARKLINTLVSSERQTGSANSANVNTSEGLGEPRPWNTAASSLADISRSQGLHCDTENIPPPSTCRSGPPAVESGSGSNKGLLYNRDSEGVEELLKGSGVYVPIGTVHGASLARTSTSLARSLLRQVYEEQYMLACSVKGLPAKGVGKRDETRPGLNPKGLSAILEFTKQTAQARGLEYCEQKLIKSLGTLISEMRNK